In Malassezia restricta chromosome VII, complete sequence, the sequence TTCTTCATACATCCATTCCTCAATGGGATTGGCCCGCAGCATATCAAGGTATTGGAATACAGCGGCAACAACATCTTGATAGTGCTCGTAGCCCTCGTTCGTCAGGTCAATGTTAATTTTAAACAGTTCGAAGCCTGCCGCGCTGATCGCCTGACCAGCACTTAGCAGATTGGCCCAACCGCGCTGCTTGAGGCAGGAAAAAAGCGAGCCATGTCCTTCATGACCAATAAAGTGAGAGAGCAATTGGCCAGGCTTTGAGCGGAACAGATGCACCTGCTCAGGGAAGGGGAAGGTTATATCAAGAAGACGAACATCCTTGATGGTGCGGAAAAGAATTTGCGTACCTAGCTGCTCTTGTCCTAGCGGTGAGCCAGGGAACACGGGTACCTGGTTTTCTTTGTTGGGCACACGAGAGAACTTTTCGGCGACCCACTTCGTGAGTTGCTCAGGGGATTCGCGGCCCAAGACCACAAGCTTCATCATATTGGCACTGTAGTACTTTTCGTGAAacttgagcagctcagcGCGAATATCCAAGCCCATATCTCGTGGCTTGTTCCACAATGTTTCGAGGTTTCCGGTACCAAACTTCGAGTAAGCGTGCGATGCACGGCAAAGACTTTTTTCGAGTTGGAACGAGCGCCACAGATCGGATTGGAGGTTTTTCTTGTGTTCCGAATCGACAGCACGAATTTCGCGTTCTGTGCAGCTTGGATCAAAAAGTGGCTCCAAGAAGAACTGAGCAAAACGATCGAGTGCACCTTCAAAGTGGTTATGGCCCACGTCAAAGAAGTAATTGGTATTTTCCAGCGAAGTGAAAGCATTGGAGCTGCCGCTGTGGTTAGATAGGTACTCGCTGTATTCGTTTTCTCGTGGATACTTTTTTGTACCCAAGAAGAGCAAGTGTTCACAGAAATGCGCCATGCCATACAGACCCTCGGGGTCACTGAGATGACCAACACGCACGTCCATAGCAGCACTAGCCTTATCGGCTTCGGGATCATGAATAatcagcgcctcgagatcATTAGCCAAGCGAATCAACTTGTACGTGCGTTTGTCCACCATGGGTGTGTCCATAGGGCCTTCATACACATAATATGGTAGAGATGTTCCATCATCTAGTCGTACTTTTTCCTGCTGAAATCCAGCGGTGCGTTTTGCCACATAATTGTGAGACGCAACTAGTGGCGCCTCGGTGGCAAATGCACGGTGCATATCGGTGGGCTTTGACATGAGAGCTCGATATCGTTCGAGTGTGGAAACACTGCGCTTCGCAAGAACAGGAGCTTTCGTTTGGATACTTCTTGATACGATTCTTCCAAGCAGAAAAGCTCGAGAATGAATCGGCCTAGGCACCAACATAGACCTGGAACAGGGCACAGTTCCTCACAAGGCGCACCTTTGTTACATTTCCACAGAGGTGTCTGCATTTAGTTTAGTCAGCACATGAGAAATGGGTCCCAGGATGACCACATGCATACAAGCTACGTTTGAGTCGTACTATGCGGGTGCGTGCGTGGAAGCTAAGATGAAAGATTGCCGTCGAAGGATGTTCGCATGGTGAGCTCGACAGAATCTATGATGAAATTCTGGAACACGAACAAGCCACATCGCAACGTGTAGATTTGGTGTTGTTGTGTGGAGATATTCAGGCCCTACGCAACGAGGCAGACTTAGACAGCTTGGCGGTGCCCGACAAGTTCAAAAGACTGGGCGACTTTCACCGGTATTATTCAGGCGAAAAAACAGCTCCGATCCTTACGTTGGTCATTGGGGGGAATCACGAAGCGAGCAACTACTTGTGGGAACTGTACGTATTATGCTGATTGACAGGCAGCTATTATGGTGGGTGGCTCGCGCCCAATATTTATTACATGGGTGCCGCGGGCTGTGTGAATGTTGAAGGGATCACTattgctgctgcttctGGTATATACAAACAGCGAGACTACTCCCGGGGACGGTACGAGCAACAGCCATATTCCCCCGACGATCTGAGGAGCGTGTATCATACGCGGCAATTCGATATAACTAAGCTGGGCCTCTTGAGTAGACCTGATATCTTCATGTCGCACGACTGGCCTAATGGAGTTGAGCAATTCGGCGATACGGAATCGCTGATTCGATGCAAACCGTTCTTTCGTGAAGAAATTCAGACATCTACACTGGGGTCACCGCCCTTGCAGGCACTGTTGCATGATCTACAACCACGATATTGGTTTTCGGCTCACCTTCACGTACGATTTACAGCTACAGTTGTACatggtgctgcgcctctGAAGACAAGCATCGCTGAATCAAATCCTGAATCTATACCACTGGgtgatgaagaagaagagccGAGAATTCCAACTCAAACGACAAACTTTTTGGCCCTCGGCAAATGTGCGTCTAGAAATGAGTATCTCCATGTACGTATACAGGTTGTACTTACGCAGTTTTTCGATATCTCATCCCCCCGAGATGATTTTTTGAGAGAACAAACGGAGCAACGCCCCGACTTGACCCTGGAGTTCAACAGAGATTGGTTGGCAATAACAAGAGCCACACAAGAGTACTTTACATTTCATCGGAGGCAAACACCTTTGCCCTCGCCTCGAGATCCAGCTCTTCTTGCAAGAGTCGAACAGGAACGTGATGCTATTGATGTTAAAGCACGCAATATCGGTCCAGCCTTTTTTTGCATTCGCCGCATGCAACCCTTTCAACGCACAGCCCTCACTCAGAACGAAATCAAAACTCTTCCTGCCTCGAGCTACATTTTCAGTAATCCTCAAACAGAGGCATTCTGTCAACTTGTTGGCATACCCAACCTGATTAATACGCGCACACCCTATCTGCCTCAAGGCAAAAGTAAGGAAACAAACGCATCTGAAGAAATTGCTCGTATCCGCGCCATGGCCCATGAACGGAAGCGTAGGCGCCGAGCTGGCTCGTGAAATCAGCTTATTCGTGGGGAATGGGAAAATTTTCTTCTATTGCTTTGATGCGCATGACTCGGGTTCATGCTCTGGGTGCATCTAAATCTGGTACTTCCTGGTATTTTATTTTGTTTCGCATGCGGCGTAACAATGTGCTGTGACAACGGTTGAAGATGCGTATGGTATCTAGTGTTTCGTGGGACTACTTTACGGAGAGTTGCACAAGAATACCATCGGGTGGATACTGATAAACAAAGCAAGTAGATTTAATTCATTCGATCTTTTGAAGCGACATCAAAATGACCAAGAAAACTTTAGGGGAGTACAAAGGTGGACGTAGACCAGCAATGACCATATGGTCATGTGGTACGTGCACGGTCATTCACATAGTTGGAGGTCTGCAGCAGGCCATTGAAGGTTTGAGCAACCTGGTTCGAGCTGATCAGACTGCGGAACTGCGCAAACCCAAACGTCACCTTGGTGTGAAGCACATTTACATCGATCTGCTGAAGTCGAATTGGAAACACAGAAGCTTTATTGTGAAGACAAGCAGCTAAGCTCTCGCGGCCCATATATATATGAAAGTCTTTCGACGAAACTAATTTGGAAGGTGCCAGCATAATTTTGTACATGTTGCTGGTCTATGTGAGAGAAAGATGAGAATTGCGCGCCGTGCTAATAAGAACTCACAGAGTGGTCACAAGACGGATTTTCGACGGTTTCCTCTTCTCTATGGACCATAGCAAATTTGAATTGATTCTATAAATTTCCTAGTGATAGCCTCTCAGATGCATTTCTTTTTACTGGTGATCTTTCACATCTTCCTAATGCTACCGAGGCTGTATTTCCAAGGTCATGGCATGTGTGGGGCAAGCCCATACTTTCTCCACATTGTGTATGACGAGCTCACCAAGATTCAGGTGGTGGCCACGTGCATagcacgctgctggagaAAATCGGCAAGGAACAAATAAAACGAACGACTGGGTGCGAAGTGAAATTTTGGGGTGCCTTACCTGATTCTGGTAAGAAGATCGGTGCCTCCGAGACAGTCATGGTGTCGGATGCCACGGAAAAAGCTGCGGATAAAAAGCGCTACGCGCCACGTAAAGCCAAGCTGTACGACTCCGAGAAATTATACCAGTACAAAGTCCCCGATTTCTCGATGCAGGATCTGCTCTCTGCGATTCCAGCACATTGCTTTCATCGCTCAACGCTCTTTTCCTCCATGTATATGTTAGTTGACTTTCTTCAGGCTGCGCTGCTATTTTACTGTGCTTCCTGGATCGATCCGCTCACTGAAAATTTGCAGTGGTCCCTGCTATCTCTTTCTCCAGAAACGTCCCGTTCTTTCCTCCGCATTGGCCTATGGAGTGTGTATGGTTTCATGCAGGGTCTGGTTTTTACTGGTTTCTGGGTCATTGCGCACGAATGTGGTCACCAGGCATTTAGTCCTAGCAAGAATGTGAACAACACAGTTGGCTGGATCCTTCATTccgcgctgctcgtgccgtACCATTCGTGGCGTATTtcgcatgctcggcaccATGCAGGAACGGGACACATGACACGCGATGAAGTTTTCGTTCCGTCCACGCGTGAAGAGCGTGGTCTGCTTCCGCTGCATCCTGCGAATGATGACAGTCCTGTTGAAACGAAAAATACGACTTGGGGCGAATGGATAGGAGAGTTGCTTGAGGATGCACCGCTGTTCAACTTAATAGAGCTgctgatccagcagctgcttggCTGGCAGCTTTATCTTCTGACGAATCTGTCTGGTCAAAAGCATTATCCCAAGTACACGAATCACTTCCTGCCTAGCTCAGTGATCTTTGCGAAGCACCATCGTGACCAAGTTCTTGTGTCAGATCTTGGCATTGCGCTTATGTCTTGTTTGTTATGCTTCTGGGCCCATAAGGCCACCAACGGCTGGTTCGATGTGTTCCGTTATTACATCGTGCCGTACATGTGGACGAACCACTGGCTTGTGATGATCACGTATCTTCAGCATACGGATATCAGGTTGCCACATTACCATGCTTCCATGTGGACGTttcctcgaggcgcatTGTGCACCATCGATCGCAACTGGCTTGGTTTCGTTGGCCCATGGTTCTTCCACGGCATTGCCGAGACACACGTTTTGCACCACGTGTGCAGCAAAATTCCCCATTACCATGCATGGGAAGCCACAGAGGCACTCAAGGCCCGTATTGGTCCACACTATATGAAGTCTACAGAAAATGTGTTTGTGACGCTTTGGAAGACGATACGGAACTGCCGCTATGTTGAAAAGGAGCCGGTGACATTCTACCGTAATGCTGATGGTGTGCCTGGTAGTGTAGCTGTGTACTCAGCTGGTACCGATTCTGGTGTAGCTCTTTCCGAGTAGAAGTAGTAATTTCTCCGACCAAAGATCAAGTAGACGCACGCGGCTTGACCAGCCTTCCGAGAGCTCTCCACCTGGAGCCTTGACCACCAACGTCATGGGACTGACACCCGCCACGACACCAACGCAGTAAGTGCCCTAAGAGTGTCGAGACTTATGCCAAGACCGCCTAAAGATGATCCCATGACGCCAGAAGAGCTGAAGCAATACAATGGCACAGACGATACAAAGCCTGTGTATGTGGCTGTCAAAGGTGAGTGCACTCGACGAGGTAGCACTGACCAGCAGGTGTCATTTTTGACGTGTCACCTCGCAGGGAGATGTATGGTATGTGGCTTTGTGCTGACTTTCCAGGACATGGTAAAGGTTATGCGATTTTTGCCGGCAAAGATGCGTCGCGGGCTTTGGGAATGTCGAGCCTCAATCCAGAAGATGCCGTGTCAGACTATTCTACACTCAAGCCAGATCAGATGAAAGTCCTAAATGATTGGGTACGTACAAAGCGCTAACGATAGTTTGAGTATTACAAAAAGGTACATGGCAGGGCCGTTAGCTCACAGCACAGCGGTATAATATTGTGGGGAAAGTGGTCGAGGAAAAATGAGCTCATGTTGGCGTGTTGGCCATTTCATCTAGCATGACATCTGGCGGTGCTTTTCCCTGTTGATCGCTGGGTGTAAGTAGCAGTTGTCACGTACGTGAGTGCCCCCGGTAGTAAGAAGGTAAACTTGCCGCCATTCTTCAAGGGTGGTGGGGTATGCTCGTACCCTATAGGCAGCTGGCATCGCATGCAGTGAAAATCATATTGACGTTCAACGAGACCGTCGGTGCTGGTATAAGTGTAACCTTGTGCGTACCGTTGCAAGATTTGGCCAGGCCCTTGCGAAGCATTGATTTTGTACATAGGAGCTAGACTACGGCTTCCATCCTGCCTCGGAGCCGAATCGAGACAGCGCAGAACATAAGATTGATCTAAAGGGCGTCGAGGAAGTTGCTCTAGCATCACATCACATGCTAGCACAAACTCGCCGCACAGGCAATAGTAGGCGAAGAGCTTGGGCCGCCTTTCACCGATCGGGCTCATGCTTCGACGGCTGGTGGAATGCCGAAATAGGCCAGAAATTTTGTTGTCGTTTCTCCACCACATGGGATTAGAGCAGTCTaagctgcgtcgtgcggcgcctGAACCAGAACAGGAGGATCAAGTAGAACCCGCGCCACCTTCAGACGTGTCACATATCCTCGCCACAGGCGCTGACGAACAGCCCCTATCTAGCTCGTTGAGTGCCCACCGTGAACGTGTGCAACAACTACGTGCACAGCAAGCATCCGAACCCTCCACTGATGCACAGGTTCGTGAAGAGCTTCAACGAGCAGGCGTGTTGGATCAACCAGATACCCATGCACAGGATTCATCATCACTGGACGActctgacgacgacgccaaCGATTCCGATTCGACAGAAGAAGAAGTGGGCCCTGTACTCGGAAAGCACGCATTGGACGAGGCTGAAGAGCCGGGCGTGGATGACTCTGCGCCGCCAAAGACTAGGCATGAGATGGACGAAGATGATATTCCCGTGCCCTCTATTTCACAAGTGGATACGCAGGATTTGCACAAATTGGAGCGTCTAGGGCATGTACACTCGATCGTGGACAATGTTGTGCTGGTCGAGCAGGATAAAAGCGCGCAGGAGTCTGAATCTGTGTATGACGTGTTGGATTCAGAGAGTCTTCTATGTATGGAAGATGGTCGTGTTCTAGGACTTGTGTACGAAACGTTTGGCTCTGTCCTCCAGCCGATGTACACGGTCCGCTTTCGGTCTAATACAGACATAGACCATGAAATGGTCGCTATTGGTCGATCTGTCTACTTTTTACCATCCAACAGTACCTATGTGCTCACTCGCTCTATTCGCACCAAAGGTAGCGATGCCAGTAATATGTGGGACGAGGAGGTGGCCGAGGACGAAGTGGAGTACAGTGATGACGAGGAGGAACAAGAAGCCAAACGCCGAGCCAAAAAGAGCCGGAGTGGCCGTTGGCAGGATGATGCAGACCCAGCTACCGCCTCTTTGGGCCCCCTCGGTCCTACGCGTGGTCAGAAGCGACGTGGTCCTAGACGCCCACAGGCCATGGCATATCCTTCCGTGTCACAGCAAGGCTGGCCTCTTCCTACGCGTCCGTGGTACACCCAAAGTGACATGTCTACTTCTGCCGTGCCACATTTCAATCCACGATTTACCGAGCAATGGCTGTTTCCACGGCCCTCCAACACACCATTTGGTATCCCAGCTCCATTCATGCCGCCCTACTCACCCCACGAGCCCAGCATGTCACACGACGCGTATGACCCAAATGCACCAGGCCCAGGCTATACACGTCCCCAGTAGCTCGGGGACCTTTTTGACGATACATTGGCTTATCACACCTACTGTGAGATTAAATACGCGATTGAGAGATCGAGTTATCAAGATGGGCCGTTAGGTCCGTGGTCAGGAATTCACTGGGCTCCTTGGCGCGCACCTGCTGGGACAGGTAGCGACGTGACAGGTCTACAGCATTCGGATCCAGGCTCGTGAGCTTGGCAGCCTCCGACGCAATAATTTGATCAATGAATTGAGGCGTGACAGGCTTGCCTTCCACGGTCTTGGAGCCGTGGAATACCCACTGCCAGAGCGAGATACGCGAAATCTCGGCCGTGGCAGCATCTTCCATGAGGTGGTTAATCGGAACACAGCCGTTGCCCCTAACCCAGTTAGCACAGTAGGCAAGGAGGGCCGACACGTTGGCGCGAGCACCAGCTTCAGTGATCTGGCCATCCACGTTGGGGTTGAGCAGGTCTAGAGCCGAGACGCGGACCTCCTCACGTCGGACGTGATATTGGTTGGGACCAAGCATGTGCTTGTTGAAGACCTCTAGCGCGATCGGGACTAGCGCAGGATGTGCCACCCACGTACCGTCGTGACCGGCGAGCACCTCACGAAGCTTGTCAGCACGCACCTTGTCCATAGCAGCATTGTTGGCCTTCTCATTTCCTTTGATAGGAATCTGAGCAGCCATACCACCAATGGCAGCAGCACCACGCTTGTGGCAAGTTTGAATGAGCAGGTTCACGTAGGCTTGCATAAAGGGGCACGTCATCGTCACCGTAGCACGATCAGGCAGTACAGCCGACTTGTTGTAGCGCTGACGCTTAATGAATGAAAAAATGTAGTCCCAGCGACCGCAGTTGAGACCCGAGGAGtgctcgcgcagctcgtaAAGAATCTCCTCCATCTCAAAGGCAGCAGTTATGGTCTCGATCAGAACGGTGCCACGAATCGTACCACGCGGCATTTTGATGTAGTCTTGCGAGAGGTTGAACACGTCGTTCCACAAACGGGCTTCCAGGTGTGACTCCATCTTGGGCAGGTAGAAGTACGGTCCAAAGCCGTTCTTCACCAGCTGATGGGCGTTGTGGAAAAAGAACAGTCCAAAGTCAAACAGTCCACCCGAAATAGGCTTGCCATCAACGAGGAACGACTCCTCGTTCAAGTGCCACCCACGAGGGCGGACAATAAGTGTTGCAAGCTCATGAACAGGGCGAAGCTTGTAATGCTTGCCA encodes:
- a CDS encoding malate synthase, producing the protein MSVEGVRILAPVLGEHAQILTPEAIKFLTVLHRNFETERQERLKARAVRQVELDGGKTLDFLPQTRHIREDPAWRCAPPSPGLRDRRVEITGPVDRKMVINALNSGAYTYMADFEDSNSPTWANNLDGQVNLRDAINRRVDFKASNGKHYKLRPVHELATLIVRPRGWHLNEESFLVDGKPISGGLFDFGLFFFHNAHQLVKNGFGPYFYLPKMESHLEARLWNDVFNLSQDYIKMPRGTIRGTVLIETITAAFEMEEILYELREHSSGLNCGRWDYIFSFIKRQRYNKSAVLPDRATVTMTCPFMQAYVNLLIQTCHKRGAAAIGGMAAQIPIKGNEKANNAAMDKVRADKLREVLAGHDGTWVAHPALVPIALEVFNKHMLGPNQYHVRREEVRVSALDLLNPNVDGQITEAGARANVSALLAYCANWVRGNGCVPINHLMEDAATAEISRISLWQWVFHGSKTVEGKPVTPQFIDQIIASEAAKLTSLDPNAVDLSRRYLSQQVRAKEPSEFLTTDLTAHLDNSISQSRI
- a CDS encoding lariat debranching enzyme; translated protein: MGAAGCVNVEGITIAAASGIYKQRDYSRGRYEQQPYSPDDLRSVYHTRQFDITKLGLLSRPDIFMSHDWPNGVEQFGDTESLIRCKPFFREEIQTSTLGSPPLQALLHDLQPRYWFSAHLHVRFTATVVHGAAPLKTSIAESNPESIPLGDEEEEPRIPTQTTNFLALGKCASRNEYLHFFDISSPRDDFLREQTEQRPDLTLEFNRDWLAITRATQEYFTFHRRQTPLPSPRDPALLARVEQERDAIDVKARNIGPAFFCIRRMQPFQRTALTQNEIKTLPASSYIFSNPQTEAFCQLVGIPNLINTRTPYLPQGKSKETNASEEIARIRAMAHERKRRRRAGS
- a CDS encoding fatty acid desaturase, whose translation is MVSDATEKAADKKRYAPRKAKLYDSEKLYQYKVPDFSMQDLLSAIPAHCFHRSTLFSSMYMLVDFLQAALLFYCASWIDPLTENLQWSLLSLSPETSRSFLRIGLWSVYGFMQGLVFTGFWVIAHECGHQAFSPSKNVNNTVGWILHSALLVPYHSWRISHARHHAGTGHMTRDEVFVPSTREERGLLPLHPANDDSPVETKNTTWGEWIGELLEDAPLFNLIELLIQQLLGWQLYLLTNLSGQKHYPKYTNHFLPSSVIFAKHHRDQVLVSDLGIALMSCLLCFWAHKATNGWFDVFRYYIVPYMWTNHWLVMITYLQHTDIRLPHYHASMWTFPRGALCTIDRNWLGFVGPWFFHGIAETHVLHHVCSKIPHYHAWEATEALKARIGPHYMKSTENVFVTLWKTIRNCRYVEKEPVTFYRNADGVPGSVAVYSAGTDSGVALSE
- a CDS encoding H/ACA ribonucleoprotein complex non-core subunit NAF1, with the translated sequence MGLEQSKLRRAAPEPEQEDQVEPAPPSDVSHILATGADEQPLSSSLSAHRERVQQLRAQQASEPSTDAQVREELQRAGVLDQPDTHAQDSSSLDDSDDDANDSDSTEEEVGPVLGKHALDEAEEPGVDDSAPPKTRHEMDEDDIPVPSISQVDTQDLHKLERLGHVHSIVDNVVLVEQDKSAQESESVYDVLDSESLLCMEDGRVLGLVYETFGSVLQPMYTVRFRSNTDIDHEMVAIGRSVYFLPSNSTYVLTRSIRTKGSDASNMWDEEVAEDEVEYSDDEEEQEAKRRAKKSRSGRWQDDADPATASLGPLGPTRGQKRRGPRRPQAMAYPSVSQQGWPLPTRPWYTQSDMSTSAVPHFNPRFTEQWLFPRPSNTPFGIPAPFMPPYSPHEPSMSHDAYDPNAPGPGYTRPQ
- a CDS encoding cytochrome b5-like heme/steroid binding domain protein, which encodes MGLTPATTPTQPPKDDPMTPEELKQYNGTDDTKPVYVAVKGVIFDVSPRREMYGHGKGYAIFAGKDASRALGMSSLNPEDAVSDYSTLKPDQMKVLNDWFEYYKKRYNIVGKVVEEK